A DNA window from Myxococcota bacterium contains the following coding sequences:
- the lexA gene encoding transcriptional repressor LexA, whose amino-acid sequence MALTRRQKEVYDFIRGFVADHGYSPSLEEIGAAFGLSSVATVHKHVQHLVEKGYLKKAWNRSRSVEPVADEGPARTIALPLLGTVAAGLPIEAVEVEERFDVPADLVPSGRPCFALRVRGDSMIDDQILDGDVVVVESRPEARDGETVVALVRGQDATLKRLYRRGREVRLQPANPTMGPIDLPAEDVEVRGVVRGLVRRY is encoded by the coding sequence ATGGCGCTGACCCGTCGACAGAAAGAGGTGTACGACTTCATCCGGGGCTTCGTGGCCGATCACGGCTACTCCCCCAGTCTCGAGGAGATCGGAGCCGCCTTCGGGCTCTCCTCGGTCGCCACGGTGCACAAGCACGTGCAGCACCTGGTGGAGAAGGGGTACCTGAAAAAGGCCTGGAACCGCTCCCGTTCCGTCGAGCCCGTGGCCGACGAGGGGCCCGCGCGGACGATCGCGCTGCCACTGCTCGGCACCGTCGCCGCCGGCCTGCCGATCGAGGCCGTCGAGGTCGAGGAGCGCTTCGACGTCCCGGCCGACCTGGTGCCCTCGGGCCGGCCCTGCTTCGCGCTGCGCGTGCGGGGCGATTCGATGATCGACGACCAGATCCTCGACGGCGACGTCGTGGTGGTCGAGTCCCGGCCCGAGGCGAGGGACGGAGAGACCGTCGTCGCGCTGGTCCGGGGTCAGGACGCCACCCTGAAGCGCCTGTACCGGCGGGGGCGCGAGGTGCGCCTGCAGCCGGCGAACCCGACGATGGGGCCGATCGATCTCCCCGCCGAGGATGTCGAGGTCCGTGGGGTCGTGCGCGGTCTGGTCCGCCGCTACTGA
- a CDS encoding 6-carboxytetrahydropterin synthase yields MTDVRLTRAIEFSTSLRYALPGLSEAENQARFGPKARQHGHNYRLEVTLAGEPDAVTGMVIDLKDLQDVLDREVMARFDHRDLNLDTDFFEKAPPTPEHLAQVIVELLREALPEGLLHRVRLYENADTFVEIQVGVAPAGAAG; encoded by the coding sequence TTGACCGACGTTCGACTCACCCGCGCCATCGAGTTCTCCACGTCCCTGCGCTACGCGCTGCCGGGGCTGTCCGAGGCCGAGAACCAGGCCCGCTTCGGCCCGAAGGCGCGCCAGCACGGGCACAACTACCGGCTCGAGGTGACCCTCGCCGGTGAGCCCGATGCCGTCACCGGCATGGTGATCGATCTCAAGGACCTCCAGGACGTGCTCGACCGCGAGGTGATGGCGCGCTTCGACCACAGGGATCTCAACCTCGATACCGACTTCTTCGAGAAGGCCCCGCCGACCCCCGAGCACCTGGCCCAGGTGATCGTCGAGCTCTTGCGCGAGGCGCTGCCCGAGGGGCTGCTCCATCGGGTCCGGCTCTACGAGAACGCGGACACCTTCGTCGAGATCCAGGTCGGAGTGGCGCCGGCCGGAGCCGCAGGATGA
- a CDS encoding 6-carboxytetrahydropterin synthase encodes MISLTRRYRFPAAHVLRHASFSDAENRAVYGKCANPSGHGHNYGLEVTVAGEIDFATGQVFSRETLDRLVTEKVLDRFGHAMLNQDPAFADRVPTAENIALVVEEELADPIAAEGAARLVRVRLEETRKNSFETGELR; translated from the coding sequence ATGATCTCGCTCACCCGCCGCTACCGCTTTCCCGCGGCCCACGTGCTGCGCCACGCGAGCTTCAGCGACGCCGAGAATCGCGCCGTCTACGGGAAGTGCGCGAACCCGTCCGGGCATGGGCACAACTACGGACTCGAGGTCACCGTGGCCGGCGAGATCGACTTCGCGACCGGGCAGGTCTTCTCGCGGGAGACCCTCGATCGGCTGGTCACCGAGAAGGTGCTCGATCGCTTCGGCCACGCGATGTTGAACCAGGATCCTGCGTTCGCCGACCGCGTGCCGACGGCCGAGAACATCGCTCTCGTGGTCGAGGAGGAGCTGGCGGATCCGATCGCCGCCGAAGGCGCGGCCCGCCTGGTGCGCGTTCGTCTCGAGGAGACGCGCAAGAACAGCTTCGAAACAGGAGAACTCCGGTGA
- the folE gene encoding GTP cyclohydrolase I FolE, producing MNDEHDPIQPLISTMLKELGEDPGRDGLERTPLRVAKSMRFLTSGYSQNPTEILNNALFDVSYDEMVIVKDIEFYSLCEHHLLPFFGRAHVAYVPNGRVVGLSKIPRLVEMFARRLQVQERMTTEVATILEDVLAPKGVAVVTEAIHLCMMMRGVSQQNSSTVTSSMRGEFEADEKTRAEFMQLIRTPKASFA from the coding sequence GTGAACGACGAACACGACCCGATCCAACCCCTGATCTCCACGATGCTCAAAGAGCTCGGCGAGGATCCGGGCCGAGACGGTCTCGAGCGCACGCCGCTCCGCGTCGCGAAGTCGATGCGCTTCCTGACCTCGGGCTACTCGCAGAACCCGACGGAGATCCTCAACAACGCGCTCTTCGATGTCTCCTATGACGAGATGGTGATCGTGAAGGACATCGAGTTCTACAGCCTCTGCGAGCACCACCTGCTGCCCTTCTTCGGGCGGGCGCACGTGGCCTACGTCCCGAACGGTCGGGTCGTCGGGCTGTCGAAGATCCCGCGTCTGGTGGAGATGTTCGCGCGCCGGCTTCAGGTGCAGGAACGCATGACCACCGAGGTCGCCACGATCCTCGAGGACGTCCTCGCGCCGAAGGGCGTGGCCGTTGTCACCGAGGCGATCCATCTCTGCATGATGATGCGGGGCGTGTCCCAGCAGAACTCTTCGACGGTCACCAGCTCGATGCGCGGTGAGTTCGAGGCCGACGAGAAGACCCGCGCCGAGTTCATGCAGCTGATCCGCACGCCCAAAGCGTCCTTCGCCTAA
- a CDS encoding peptidylprolyl isomerase — MIQMFQRRWLALLVVIFVGGVFAVFLGLQGPLNLSGTGTEIVKVGDYRFGLNEFERVRARRQALFEEQLGGQFDARAMSDTLDSLAARELVETALLAIAAEEMGLTVSKREVERLVLADPGFRDEGGRFDRDRFEDYAEYQFGSQRAFLEDRRLALLSLKMLRLLTGQAEVSEGEARDALERELEEVRIATVSFDSAEGGELPEVADETLSQVVVERGDEIAALYAERGDEYDRPERVRARHILRTVAQDAPETDVAAAQGTIEAAKSRIEAGEDFATVAGELSQDPGSASNGGDLGFFARGQMVPEFENAAFGLEPGGVAIARSNFGIHLIRLEERQEERSVPLDDVGQELARELLRRDEARKSLRTEAESLAEAVRGGASLEDAARAVELDLDRSGWLQRRGAGFVPGLGPAPELLAAAFALEPGESSSQIFEVENALVLVQQLEQRDADAVSVDRLLPERREQMLEAKRNNRTSAWLEARRSRLMDAGELVVNLAALQR; from the coding sequence ATGATTCAAATGTTCCAACGCCGCTGGCTGGCCCTCCTGGTCGTGATCTTCGTGGGCGGCGTGTTCGCGGTGTTCCTGGGCCTGCAGGGGCCGCTGAACCTCTCGGGGACCGGCACCGAGATCGTCAAGGTGGGCGATTACCGATTCGGCTTGAACGAGTTCGAGCGCGTCCGAGCGCGACGCCAGGCCCTCTTCGAGGAGCAGCTCGGCGGCCAGTTCGACGCACGCGCGATGAGCGACACCCTGGACTCCTTGGCCGCCCGGGAGCTGGTGGAGACGGCGCTCCTGGCGATCGCTGCGGAGGAGATGGGTCTGACCGTCTCCAAGCGGGAGGTGGAGCGCCTGGTACTGGCCGACCCGGGCTTCCGCGACGAGGGCGGGCGCTTCGATCGCGACCGTTTCGAGGACTACGCCGAGTACCAGTTCGGCAGCCAGCGGGCCTTTCTCGAGGACCGCCGGCTCGCCCTGCTCTCTCTGAAGATGCTGCGGCTGCTGACGGGCCAGGCCGAAGTCTCGGAAGGCGAAGCGCGCGACGCCCTGGAGCGCGAGCTCGAGGAGGTCCGCATCGCGACGGTCTCCTTCGACAGCGCCGAAGGCGGTGAGCTCCCGGAGGTCGCCGACGAGACCCTCTCCCAGGTCGTGGTCGAGCGCGGTGACGAGATCGCCGCCCTCTACGCCGAGCGGGGAGACGAGTACGACCGGCCCGAGCGGGTCCGGGCCCGCCACATCCTGCGCACAGTGGCCCAGGATGCCCCCGAGACCGACGTGGCGGCCGCCCAGGGGACGATCGAGGCGGCGAAGTCCCGCATCGAGGCCGGCGAGGATTTCGCCACCGTGGCCGGCGAGCTGTCCCAGGACCCGGGATCCGCGTCGAACGGCGGCGACCTGGGGTTCTTTGCCCGCGGCCAGATGGTGCCCGAGTTCGAGAACGCGGCCTTCGGGCTAGAGCCCGGCGGCGTCGCCATCGCCCGCAGCAACTTCGGAATTCACCTGATCCGCCTCGAAGAGCGGCAGGAAGAGCGCTCGGTACCACTGGACGATGTCGGGCAGGAGCTCGCTCGCGAGCTGCTGCGGCGCGACGAGGCCCGGAAGAGCCTGCGCACCGAGGCCGAGTCCCTCGCCGAGGCGGTCCGCGGCGGCGCGTCCCTCGAAGACGCGGCCCGTGCGGTCGAGCTGGACCTCGATCGCAGCGGTTGGCTTCAGCGGCGCGGCGCGGGCTTCGTGCCCGGCCTCGGCCCGGCGCCCGAGCTCCTGGCGGCGGCCTTTGCCCTCGAGCCCGGCGAGAGTTCGTCCCAGATCTTCGAGGTCGAGAACGCGCTGGTGCTGGTGCAGCAGCTCGAGCAGCGCGACGCCGACGCCGTCTCCGTGGATCGGCTGCTGCCGGAGCGACGCGAGCAGATGCTCGAGGCGAAGCGCAACAACCGCACGTCGGCCTGGCTCGAAGCGCGACGCAGTCGCCTCATGGATGCGGGGGAGCTGGTCGTGAATCTGGCGGCGCTGCAGCGGTAG